One Micromonospora sp. WMMD1120 genomic region harbors:
- the dapC gene encoding succinyldiaminopimelate transaminase, whose product MNRPAPVSSRLPEFTWDTLDAAATVAAAHPEGLINLSMGTPVDPVPEVIRRALADASDAPGYPLTAGTPALRAAITAWVSRSCGAGVDGLGVLPTIGSKELVAWLPTLLGIGPGDVVVVPSVAYPTYEDGARLAGATVVRTDSLTSVGPTSRVRLVWVNSPGNPTGRVLPAAHLRKVVDWARERGAVVASDECYLPLGWSAEPVSVLSPQVSGGSYAGVLAVHSLSKRSNLAGYRAGFVAGDPALVAELLKVRKHAGMIVPAPVQAAMVAALDDERHAEEQRERYRARREVLAAVFTEAGFTIEHSEAGLYLWLTRGEDCWQTVDWLARRGILVAAGAFYGPSAGQHVRVALTESDEHVAAVAGRLRV is encoded by the coding sequence CTGAACCGGCCCGCGCCGGTCTCGTCGCGGCTGCCCGAGTTCACCTGGGACACCCTGGACGCCGCGGCCACAGTGGCCGCGGCGCATCCGGAAGGGCTGATCAACCTCTCCATGGGCACGCCGGTCGACCCGGTGCCGGAGGTGATCCGCAGGGCGTTGGCTGACGCGTCCGATGCCCCCGGCTACCCGTTGACCGCCGGCACCCCGGCGTTGCGGGCCGCCATCACGGCGTGGGTGTCCCGGTCCTGTGGCGCCGGCGTCGACGGCCTCGGTGTGCTGCCGACCATCGGCTCGAAGGAGTTGGTGGCCTGGCTACCCACACTGCTCGGCATCGGTCCGGGTGATGTGGTGGTGGTGCCGTCGGTCGCCTACCCGACGTACGAGGACGGCGCCAGGTTGGCCGGCGCCACTGTCGTGCGCACCGACTCGCTCACCTCGGTCGGCCCCACCTCGCGGGTCCGGTTGGTCTGGGTCAACTCGCCCGGCAACCCGACCGGGCGGGTGCTGCCCGCCGCGCACCTGCGCAAGGTGGTCGACTGGGCCCGCGAGCGCGGCGCGGTCGTCGCCAGCGACGAGTGCTACCTGCCGCTCGGCTGGTCGGCCGAGCCGGTCTCGGTGTTGTCTCCGCAGGTCAGCGGTGGAAGCTACGCCGGGGTGCTCGCGGTGCACTCGCTGTCCAAGCGGTCCAACCTGGCCGGTTACCGGGCCGGGTTCGTCGCGGGTGACCCGGCGCTCGTCGCCGAGCTGCTGAAGGTCCGTAAGCACGCGGGCATGATCGTGCCCGCCCCGGTGCAGGCGGCGATGGTGGCGGCGCTGGACGACGAACGACACGCCGAGGAGCAGCGGGAGCGCTACCGGGCCCGGCGCGAGGTGCTCGCCGCCGTGTTCACCGAGGCCGGGTTCACCATCGAGCACTCCGAGGCGGGTCTCTACCTGTGGTTGACCCGGGGCGAGGACTGCTGGCAGACGGTCGACTGGCTGGCCCGACGCGGCATCCTGGTCGCGGCCGGCGCGTTCTACGGCCCGAGCGCCGGGCAGCACGTCCGGGTCGCGCTGACCGAGTCCGACGAGCATGTCGCGGCGGTCGCCGGTCGGCTGCGGGTCTGA
- the fdxA gene encoding ferredoxin — translation MTYIIAEPCVDVLDKACIEECPVDCIYEGNRMLYIHPDECVDCGACEPVCPVEAIFYEDDVPEQWKDYTGANYEFFEELGSPGGASKIGKVEKDATFVAAQPPRGEGH, via the coding sequence GTGACCTACATCATCGCCGAGCCGTGCGTGGATGTGCTCGACAAGGCATGCATCGAGGAGTGCCCGGTCGACTGCATCTACGAGGGCAACCGGATGCTCTACATCCACCCCGACGAGTGCGTCGACTGTGGTGCCTGTGAGCCCGTCTGCCCCGTGGAGGCGATCTTCTACGAGGACGACGTCCCGGAGCAGTGGAAGGACTACACCGGCGCGAACTACGAGTTCTTCGAGGAGCTGGGCTCGCCCGGCGGCGCCTCGAAGATCGGCAAGGTGGAGAAGGACGCCACCTTCGTCGCCGCGCAGCCGCCGCGCGGCGAGGGCCACTGA
- a CDS encoding GNAT family N-acetyltransferase, with protein sequence MLRQQDVGYRIVVRRIVGIREGRPLFSDALGELVELSETHLTLATEQGPLRVPVTQVHRAKRVPPTRRPTAAAVAALERAADEAWPAPTRGRLGDWLLRSAQGWTGRANSALPIGDPDRPLAAAVDAVERWYAELGQPAIINTPLPLAAPVGAELDARGWDVRPPTLVQTAPLPLLAAASAGQPPDPAAGPGSPATGPGEVAAGPGDVATGPGDARGGWGDAGVPPSGVTAGPGDAGGRPGDPGGGGWDRAVVELATAPSAEWLAVAAGRKGGLPEAARHVLTAVDQVRFAHVYADGTLVAIGRGTVTGQGRWLGLSLIEVLPVARRQGLARRVIHELSAWGVSGGATRTFLQVEQRNEAAVALYRRLGFTTHHTYLTRVAPAR encoded by the coding sequence GTGCTCCGACAGCAGGATGTTGGATATCGAATCGTGGTCCGCCGGATTGTGGGGATTCGCGAAGGCCGCCCGCTGTTCTCCGATGCCCTCGGCGAGTTGGTCGAGCTGAGCGAGACTCATCTCACTCTGGCGACCGAGCAGGGTCCACTCCGTGTCCCGGTGACCCAGGTCCACCGCGCCAAGCGCGTACCGCCGACCCGTCGGCCGACCGCCGCCGCCGTCGCCGCTCTGGAACGGGCCGCCGACGAGGCCTGGCCGGCGCCGACCCGGGGCCGGCTCGGCGACTGGTTGCTCCGGTCGGCGCAGGGCTGGACCGGACGGGCCAACTCGGCGCTGCCGATCGGCGACCCGGACCGCCCGCTGGCCGCCGCCGTGGACGCCGTCGAGCGCTGGTACGCGGAGCTGGGCCAGCCAGCGATCATCAACACGCCGTTGCCGCTCGCCGCGCCGGTCGGCGCCGAACTGGACGCCCGCGGCTGGGACGTCCGCCCGCCGACGCTGGTGCAGACCGCGCCGCTCCCCCTGCTGGCGGCCGCGTCCGCCGGGCAGCCGCCCGACCCGGCCGCCGGGCCCGGCAGTCCGGCCACCGGGCCGGGCGAGGTAGCGGCCGGGCCGGGTGACGTGGCCACCGGGCCGGGCGACGCCCGCGGCGGCTGGGGCGACGCGGGCGTGCCGCCGAGCGGTGTGACCGCCGGGCCGGGCGACGCCGGTGGTCGGCCGGGCGACCCCGGTGGTGGTGGGTGGGACCGCGCGGTCGTCGAGCTCGCCACCGCGCCGAGCGCGGAGTGGTTGGCGGTGGCCGCCGGGCGCAAGGGCGGCCTACCGGAGGCCGCCCGACACGTGCTCACCGCCGTGGACCAGGTCCGCTTCGCCCATGTGTACGCCGACGGCACGCTGGTCGCGATCGGTCGGGGCACGGTGACCGGGCAGGGGCGTTGGCTGGGGCTCAGCCTGATCGAGGTGCTGCCGGTGGCCCGCCGGCAGGGGTTGGCCCGCCGGGTGATCCACGAACTGTCGGCCTGGGGCGTGTCCGGCGGGGCGACGCGGACGTTCCTCCAGGTGGAACAGCGCAACGAGGCGGCGGTGGCGCTCTACCGGCGGCTCGGCTTCACCACGCACCACACCTACCTGACCCGCGTCGCCCCCGCGCGTTGA